A section of the Neisseria dumasiana genome encodes:
- the betB gene encoding betaine-aldehyde dehydrogenase, with translation MQILTAYINGAYVNADSQAETFSNINPANGDVLSTVQQSSAEEIETAVQTALAGQKVWAAMTAVERSRILLKAVAILRERNDELARIETLDTGKPLSETLYVDIVTGADVIEYYAGLAQAIEGRQIPLRDSAFAYTRQEPLGVVAGIGAWNYPIQIAMWKAAPALAAGNAMIFKPSEVTPTGALKLAEIFTEAGLPDGVFNVVQGDWRVGEALSNHPQIAKVSFTGGVATGKKVMSQAAASSLKEVTMELGGKSPLIICDDADLNLAADIALMANFYSSGQVCTNGTRVFVPVNKKEAFEAKVVERVARIRAGNPLDHNVNFGPLASFAHMEKVLGYIERGKAEGARLLAGGGRLKENGMEHGAYVAPTVFTDCTDDMAITREEIFGPVMSILAYTTEEEVIVRANHTEYGLAAGVVTPDIKRAHRIIGRLQAGICWINAWGESPAQMPVGGYKQSGIGRENGIQTLMHYTQTKSVLVELGDYQSVF, from the coding sequence ATGCAAATACTCACCGCATACATCAACGGCGCTTATGTAAACGCCGATTCCCAAGCCGAAACATTCAGCAATATCAACCCTGCCAACGGTGATGTTTTATCTACTGTTCAGCAAAGCAGTGCCGAAGAAATCGAAACCGCCGTTCAGACGGCCTTGGCGGGTCAAAAGGTTTGGGCGGCGATGACCGCCGTGGAACGCAGCCGCATTTTGCTCAAAGCCGTGGCCATTTTGCGCGAACGCAACGACGAATTGGCGCGCATCGAAACCTTGGATACCGGCAAGCCCCTGTCTGAAACCCTGTATGTCGATATCGTTACCGGCGCGGATGTGATTGAATATTATGCGGGTTTGGCGCAGGCGATCGAAGGTCGCCAAATTCCCCTGCGCGATTCCGCTTTCGCCTACACCCGCCAAGAGCCGTTGGGCGTGGTGGCCGGCATCGGCGCGTGGAATTATCCGATTCAGATTGCCATGTGGAAAGCCGCGCCCGCGTTGGCGGCGGGTAACGCCATGATTTTCAAGCCCAGCGAAGTGACGCCTACCGGCGCGCTGAAACTGGCGGAAATTTTCACCGAAGCCGGTCTGCCCGACGGCGTGTTTAATGTGGTTCAAGGCGATTGGCGCGTGGGCGAGGCCTTGAGCAACCATCCGCAGATTGCCAAAGTGTCGTTTACCGGCGGTGTGGCGACGGGTAAAAAAGTGATGTCGCAAGCCGCCGCGTCTTCCCTGAAAGAAGTGACGATGGAGCTGGGCGGCAAGTCGCCGCTGATTATTTGCGACGATGCCGATTTGAACCTTGCCGCCGACATCGCTCTGATGGCCAATTTTTACAGCTCCGGCCAAGTCTGCACCAACGGCACGCGCGTGTTTGTGCCGGTGAACAAAAAAGAAGCGTTTGAAGCCAAAGTGGTGGAGCGCGTAGCCCGCATCCGCGCCGGCAACCCGCTCGACCACAACGTGAATTTCGGCCCGCTGGCCAGTTTCGCGCACATGGAAAAAGTGCTGGGCTACATTGAACGAGGCAAAGCGGAAGGCGCACGGCTGCTGGCGGGCGGAGGCCGTCTGAAAGAAAACGGCATGGAACACGGTGCGTATGTTGCCCCTACCGTGTTCACCGACTGCACCGACGATATGGCGATTACCCGCGAAGAAATCTTCGGCCCCGTGATGAGCATTTTGGCCTACACCACCGAAGAAGAAGTGATCGTGCGCGCCAACCACACCGAATACGGCTTGGCCGCAGGCGTGGTTACGCCCGACATCAAACGTGCCCACCGCATCATCGGCAGACTTCAGGCGGGCATCTGCTGGATCAACGCCTGGGGCGAATCGCCCGCGCAAATGCCTGTGGGCGGCTACAAACAATCCGGCATCGGCCGCGAAAACGGCATCCAAACGCTGATGCACTACACGCAAACCAAATCGGTGCTGGTGGAGCTGGGGGATTATCAATCGGTGTTTTGA